TGTATTGTAACATAATTGATGCATTACACTTGTTTTCAGGCTACTTGGATCCTGATTGCAAACTTTAATATAATATCCAGCAATAAATCTTtcattacataaaaaacaaaaacaaacaaaaaaaacagagggcaaCCACGACAGTCATTCTCATGAAGTTACGTGTTATAAATGTTGCCCAGTTAATTGCAATAACCAGATGCACACACCTGATCGTGATAACAGTCCTGCTGGTTGTCAGTTTATTGTCCTGGCAGATCAACGACCACTAAGAAATGACATGatataaaaacaaagctgcagcactttttgacttttatttcacCTTCTAAACTACATCAACATTCTCTCTTGAGAGCACTTCTGGGTGAAAAGAAGAACTCCtttaatattacagcagcactGTACCTTCAGTCACCGAAATCCTAAAAAAGTACTGGTAGGTAGTGAAGACCGGGGGAGTACAGAGTGTCATAACATAAACTGACCAGCATTGTTGGCTACAGAGAGCGGAAATGATAGACGTGCTCGGTATTGTTCACTTTATTCTTCAGAACTTCAAGTAAATAAATGGAACCAATTCACACTCAATGACCTGGAAGAACTGAAGATCAGAGTGCATATAAACAACCCACAGGACTCTAAAGATTTGAAGGAAATGTGTGAGGAAGAATGGgtcaaaacagttttatttatacaacgccaattcacaacacatgtcatggCAAGGCTCTTTAaaaagtcagttcaatcaaatcatacagacagatcggatcaaaagttttctatctaaggaaacccagcagattgcatcgagtctttgaCTTGACAGCAGTCACTCCTCCTAGATGTAGCCACAGTTGCTTGgattgtgttgttgactttccagcaatccctcatacccaGCATGCATGAGgaaacagtggagaggaaaattccccttCAACAGGAAGTaagttccagcagaaccagaaccgggttcAGTGTGACGGGCCATCTGCCACGATCGAATGACGGTCGGTGACAGAAGCATTCAAAAACTCGATTGTTTCTCAGTAAACGGCCTATTAGACAATATGAAATCTGTGTACCATTCATTAATTTGTTCTTTAAACTGAAACCAACAATGAAAAACCAAGAAATAACTGggtgttattttaaattttaaatttatgtCTTAAAATAATATAGAAGTGTTAATGTTTTGATAGCCAGTGAAAACCACGCTGAAATATCAGCTACTTTGATGCAACTGGACGTGTCAAATTGTTCATAAATGTCAGTGAGAAGGTTTATTGATGAAGCACAGATTGTGACGGCCTATAACACCGGCAGCAGtgaataatgtgtgtgtgtggaggggaaCAAACACTCAACCACTTCACTGTCACTACTTCCAGGTCACGTTATAGCCAGAAAAgaaattggggaaaaaaatgtataagcTCCATTTGCTCCGTGTTTTTATtaagcagtttttatttattttagagagaaaaaaaaaaacattttcgtAAATTGGATTTACTGTACAATACATGGATTGGACCGGATTGTATGAGcttgttgtctttgtttttgtaatcTGGTTATTTTTAACACCATACTGCTAAACATGTCATTTTGGCTATGTGGTTTTCTGAAGGCCCTCCCTCTTTCATACTTTTCTTGTATCCAATCACATGCTTGGATTTCACCTTAGTTGTAATACTATAGCTGGGAATAACTAGCTTTATTGACTCTGCACCGCTTCTAAGATTTCCATGGGTACAAACTTTTTTATCAAAAGATTACAGGATGATAAAAAaggcaatttaaaaatatatatcctTAAACAAATGATGCAGCtaataatatttgtaaaatatcaTTAAATGCTTTCTTAAAACTGTGGCGGTACTATGTGTACGAGTTGTAATATATTTGGTATTCAGGTGTAATAATGGGTCAGTGCATTGGTTGTATAGAGGGAAATTCCTTTGCactataatttaaaaaactgcAATGAATAAATATCTTTATCTAGACTCAGATATATTtaatagaaattattttgtttagtatttggcctttatataatatataaatacaaataaactaaCACGATAAACCAAATTTGGTTGTTTTCAACCTATCATTGTTTAGATTCAGCATTAGGAGGCCTATGGGAAGTGATCAAAACCAAccctgttaatttttttcatttcatttcatgtGATAGTATCATATACTAAAGATTATATACTAAAGATACTTGCTAGGATTTCCCCAGGGATTCAGATCACAATGAATTAAAGCCTAATTTAGAATTAAATCACAGAGTTTGCACTTTGAAAATATATACTaatgaaacacaaaaagaaCCAGTTGAAACATGTTAACAAGTTAACTTATTTGTTTAATGTCCTGATTATGTCAGAATGTTTAGTCTGTAAATAGGTAGTTGTTTAGATGATGTTCTCATCTTTAAATGTGATATAAACTTCATAAACCTATGAGGTTACATGCAACAGATTCGCAATATTTTCAACCAAAACCAAAAGTGGTCCCAGTTCGAACCCAAAATTGAAGCTGAACCTCATTAGCAGAGAACCAAAATGTGCTGCAGTGTTGCACCGATTTACTAACAAATTCTGCTCATTTGAACATCATTAAAACTAATCGCTTGCAGGCCGATGGCTCGGTTCTGTTTGGGGCTTAACGTGCAACGGTGTTTCTGCTCCTCTGTGGAACCCACTTAGGATAAACAGTTTCAAGCTTGCAtcaagctctttttttttcctgctgaggTAAACACAACATTATACTTTTTCCATTTGAGGTGAATGGCGTATccagtagcaaaaaaaaaaaaaaaaaaaaaaaaattgccccCAGTCTGTCCCGCTTTTAGTTTTATATGGAGCCTTCCAAGGGTATCCATATCTCCAGATTACAACCACAGTTAATTTTCCTTAGATTTTATGTGAGAGGCTAACACAAAGTGATGCGTAACAatgaggtgggggggggggggggggactgcatggtggtggcagcatcatgcttatGGTGCTTTTCTCCCACTAGGACAGTGGAGTTGACCAtggagctattttgcaaagataaATGGGCAAAAAGTACAAGTACACTTTTCCTTTTGCTTCATTTATGCATTGGTCTATGTCATTAAATGCAAATAAGGCACACAGACGTTTGCAGTTGTACAGAAAAaatgtggagaagttcaagggATACACGTTTGTAAATCGGTGAATACTGGAAAACGGGCCatgtttctaaaaatatattgtaCTTTTGTGTATTGTAAAAGAcaaagattttttctttttcttttttttggaacgTGGTTTCCTGACTAAACTCAGTGATTTCACAGGATGGTCCTTAAACGTGTGGCTATGACTGGGAGTAGCTGCTTCTGTGCAGATGGCTGAAAGCCAGTGGGAGGACCCTGTTGCGCGCTTTGTTGCCAGCCAATTGTTTAAGTCATTCCATAATCATGCATAAATTtcagtgatttaaaataaatcttttttttcccaatcgtTTTTGCTGAATCCAGATTATTGTCGTTCACGTCGTAACTCGTTTAAGGCAAGCtgaccttaaaaaaaagttgcaacTCCAAGTGGGTTTTTGCAGCgcatgcgttttttttttgttttttgtttttttgcgcACTGAAATTTGACTCGACTTTAAAAAGCCCCCCACAGCAGCCAGCAGTCACACAGCACCGTGCTCCCCTGTGTGAGCAACAGGTAGCTCCATATACGGATCAGAGAGGCACAGCGCGCAGCCCCTCTGGCACGGGATCCATCCAGGGCGCACAGAGGGGCATGTGCCATGCGCACTCCATCAGACGCGAATCTCCTGAGTGGAGCGAACCAGTCTCTGCCCTTCAGCCTCACTGATGACACGATGATGGGAGCCCCTTCAAACAGCACCGTCCACCCGAACGGGTCCGACCCGTTCGCCAGAAACGAGGAGGTGGCCCAGATCGAGATCATGGTCCTGAGCATCACCTTTGTGGTGGCTGTGATCGGAAACGTGAGCGTCCTGCTAGCCATGTACAACACCAAGAAAAAGATGTCTCGGATGCACCTCTTCATCAAGCACCTCAGCCTGGCCGATCTGGTGGTCGCCTTCTTCCAGGTGCTTCCACAGCTTTGCTGGAAGATCACCTACCGCTTCTACGGGACGGATTACCTCTGCAGGATAGTGAAGCACCTCCAGGTGATGGGGATGTTCGCCTCCACCTacatgatggtgatgatgaccCTGGACCGTTACATCGCCATCTGCCACCCGCTGAAGACGCTCCAGCAGCCCACCAAGCGCTCCTACGTGATGATCATCTCCACGTGGATGTGCAGCCTGGTGCTGAGCAGCCCGCAGTACTTCATCTTCTCCCTGAGCGAGATCCAGAACGGCTCCGACGTCTACGACTGCTGGGCGCACTTCGTCGAGCCGTGGGGCTCCAAGGCGTACATCACCTGGATGACCGTCGGCATCTtcctgctgccggtggtcatCCTCATCCTGTGCTACGGGTTCATCTGCCACAGCATATGGAAAAATATCAGGTACAAGAAAAAGAAGACGGTGGCCGGGGCTGCGTGCAAGAACGGCCTGATCGGGAAGTCATCGGTCAGCAGCGTCACGACGATTTCAAGGGCCAAACTGAGGACGGTCAAAATGACTTTTGTGATCGTTCTGGCGTACATCGTCTGCTGGGCGCCGTTCTTCACCGTGCAGATGTGGTCCGTGTGGGACAAGAACTTTCGGTGGGACGGTGAGTAGCGCGATTTGCACAATTCCAGTATAAAAAGTTGAACAAGAAAGGAAGATTTCTCGGTTGGTAAATGGAAGGCAAATAAGAAGCAGTCTGCGCCGTTTTTACGCACGAAGTGACTTGGGAAACAAAGCaacaatgtgcaaaaaaaataaaataaaaatagacaacaaaaaaacaaaaacaaatccacgTGCATTTCTTAAAGTGTGATACAGTACTCCAATAGTGAACAAGCCACGTCAGATTCAATAAATCTGAACGTGCGTGGCTAAATTTTTCGCAAAATGCTCCCCGCTCATTTATCTGAGGACCAATTCTATCAGGACCAAAGGTAACAATATTTtgctaaataaatgcatttatgtgATTGGTGGAATTCccttgaaataaatatatttaaataaatgtatatataattaGTTAAATTGACCTGCTgggggtgtaccccacctctcgtcCAATGGCCGCTGCGGTAGACATCAGCCCCCTGCTACTCTGAGAGGACAAGCGGCTGCAGGGAATGGATGGGtagataaatgtttaaaaaaatatatatatatatgcctggTTAAAATGGTGCATGTGAAAACAATTAatagaaaacaatatttattatATGTCAATGTCTTAATGcatataattattttaataactaGTACAGTGTAGGGTgatagtatt
This window of the Fundulus heteroclitus isolate FHET01 unplaced genomic scaffold, MU-UCD_Fhet_4.1 scaffold_52, whole genome shotgun sequence genome carries:
- the avpr1aa gene encoding arginine vasopressin receptor 1Aa produces the protein MRTPSDANLLSGANQSLPFSLTDDTMMGAPSNSTVHPNGSDPFARNEEVAQIEIMVLSITFVVAVIGNVSVLLAMYNTKKKMSRMHLFIKHLSLADLVVAFFQVLPQLCWKITYRFYGTDYLCRIVKHLQVMGMFASTYMMVMMTLDRYIAICHPLKTLQQPTKRSYVMIISTWMCSLVLSSPQYFIFSLSEIQNGSDVYDCWAHFVEPWGSKAYITWMTVGIFLLPVVILILCYGFICHSIWKNIRYKKKKTVAGAACKNGLIGKSSVSSVTTISRAKLRTVKMTFVIVLAYIVCWAPFFTVQMWSVWDKNFRWDDSENTAVTLSALLASLNSCCNPWIYMIFSGHLLQDFMRCFSCCRKLNADYKKEDSDSSIRRTTLLTRITNRSPTGSTANWRELDNSPKTTAQTE